The following nucleotide sequence is from Zonotrichia leucophrys gambelii isolate GWCS_2022_RI chromosome 17, RI_Zleu_2.0, whole genome shotgun sequence.
AACACCAGTTAAGTATTGTCTCActtcaaaaacaacaaaaataaatcaccaAAAACCTTTCAGGAATGAAGCCAAGGGGAACGTGAGGAGATTTAAAAGCTGCTAAAAGGTTAAGACTTTCTTTTGTCCCCtcagaaaatctgcttttgctcttaaagaaaggagaaagtcTTGGAATAAAGAAATAGCTGTCTCAAGACAATGAAAAGTACCACTCCTTTCAACAGCAGGACAGAAGTTCTACCACACAGGAAGGAAATAAGCAGGAataaaaaacagctttttatGTATGGAACAGCCTGTCTGGACGTTTCAAACTTGTTGCAAGCTCTCCCCACAGAACTCAATAGGTTTGGCAGCCATAGTTTGGATAAGGCTACAGAATTTATCCCAGAGATCCTTTCCAGCAGCAAAATCTCCCATTGCATCCCTTTAAACCACTGCAAACGCCTTCCAAAAGCCCTCACTGTCACCCCCTGAAGCAAGGTGACAGAACACAAGCCTTTGGAAGGGAGAAAGCACCACACCTGTGCTGCCAcctcccctgtgccctccccagtgGGATGTCACCCCCTGGGCCCAAAATAATGCTGAAAACATGTACAAGTTCATTTCCAACTAATGCTTCCATCCTGATTTGCCTGCTCTCTCCTCAGGTTACTTTAAGGACAttccagctgctcagagcaggaacaCTCATGGGTGGTCCCTGGTGCCAGTAAGAAATTCCAGCATAAGGAAaccctgcaggtgccaggggATCCCAGAAGGAACAGCCCAGCAAAGGATTCAGGGTGATGAGAGCAGAGTTTGTGCATGGAATGGGAAAGCTGCAGTATTTACAGAAGTGTTTGGAGCAGGTAAATTCTGCCTCCTAAGAGTGGGGCCCCGTGGTTTTACATTTGTACAGAACCTCCCAGGGGGCTCTGACCACACCAGGTCTGGCCAAAAGCCTCCCTAGGGCAGGTACCCAAGAGCTGTAAGACCACCTGGAACAGCTCAGAACATCCATCCAgtggccagagcagccaggatgCTTCACCACACTGCTGTCCTGGTCTACCTGTCCCATTTTTCTTGGAGGAAAACCATACCCTCAAGAAAAGATTGCAGCACAGAGGGATACTGTTGCCACAGGTATTAATTACAGATTGCTTTAAACCTTAAATTGCTCTTGCACCACAGCAGCAACACATTTCTGCACAAGTGGTACTTGAGCATCTCCTCAAGAGGCAGAGAGTGCCTGGGATTGCCAATAAGAACATGGGAACGTGCACCAACCTGTCCTCCCATCTCCCCACACACCTTGGTGAGAATGACAGCAGCCTGTGAAGGCTTTCAGTGAAGGAAataacaccaggaaaaaaagctgaaggcTGCCAGCATCCCTCCTGCTAGGGCAAGTCTAGGCCAGCAGCAGCTTAAGCAGATCTTACAAAGACTGACTGACCTTTAACAAATCAACACCCATAAATACCAAAGGCTGCAGTGTCCAACAGCAGAGgtgagccagcacagcacagaaagaaagggaaaagcattTTGGATTAGTGTTCACTCAAGAGCTTCTGCACCACACAAGCACCTGGGTGCTGGCAGTTTCTCTCTCTGAGGATCAGGGTttctgctcagctcagcactgTGCAGGGCAGTTCTCCCTGTGCTTTGTCTCAGTCCCTGTTCACCTGAGCCCACTGGACCATATCCAAGGTGCAGCAGTTTCCCTCTCAGAGGAACAAGTgtccagctcagggctgtgactgcagcaggaccaggacagaACATGGATCAGCCAGCTCATGACAGATGCCTGTGTGCCTGCTGGATTGTGCTAGAGAGGGACTCTTATTGCAGATCAGAACTGTCTCTTCCTGGCAAGGAGTACTGTGAGACAATAGCAAGGTTACTGTGACCAGACCTTAAAGGGAGTAGTATTATTTAAGCCACTGAGGCAGAAAACTCCAGTTGTGTGCCTGTATAAATCCCTAAATACATCTGTCTTCATTGCACATGATTAGGTGTCCATTTCTTGTGTTTCAGAATCCTGATTGTAGCTGGATATGCTCCAGTTCAGAGCAGCATGAGGCCTCCCTGCTCTAAGGCTGTGTGTAGTAAGGCTTGACTTGGAACTACACTTCAGAGGGGGGTTAAAACCACCACAATGTTGCTTTCAAGGACACCTGGTTGATAAGGCAGTTCTGGATTCAGGCAGTTTGGGTGCACAAAGCCACCAGCTGTCACCGTGTCCTCCCACCTCAGCTTCCCAAGTCTCTTTCCCAGTCAAAGGAGTGCAAACTGCCAGGTGACCTTCAGCAGAAAGTGATGcaatcttcttcttcttcacacGCCTCAGGGATGGCCAAGTGCAGACACGAGAGAGGAGAATCCAGAATCCACTTGAATGGCAGAATGTGTGACTTCACTGGAATACATTCTATTCACAGGAGGAAGATCCTTCTATCCTCACCCACCAAAATTCACTGGACTTAAGTCTGTCCTTTCCCCATCAGAAGTTACTCCATGTGTTACTTCCACGATACAGGAGTCCATCCCTTCAGGGATATGCAGACAGAAGGTTTCTTTCTCCCCAAACTCAAAGTCATTACAAAAAAAGATACAAAGAACTGCTTTTGGCAGCAAAGAGGCATTTGAGATGTGGAAAAATCTGGAGTGCAGGACCCAAGTAGATAGGGAAGTAATCAGTCCTTGACCTAATAAATAGAGTAGAAGTCTTCAAGGTGGCCAGTAGTTCTAACAAAACCTGAAATCTTGCAGAGACCAGTAGGAGCTTTAGTGCATCACACTGCAAGGGGCCATCTCCCAGGATCCACTGCCACACAGTTCTCTGACACCTTTTGTTAGGCCCATGGACTATTTGGAATCTTGAAGTTCCTTTGCCTTCTTCAAAATCAGATGAACATCAGAGATGGGATAATCCTATGGCAAAGGAGCAAAGGCATTTCAGTGACTTCCCAGCATTCTTAAAacagattgttttgttttgtttaagcAAGGCAAACCTTGACAACAAAGTTCTTGGCCTATTATAACATACAGCCATGTTCAGTTACTCCTTTAACAGCGACAGTTTCCTGTTTTGTAACTGATCAAACTTCAACAGCCTTCCAGAAGGTTTgttgatgttttatttttttcactttgtccTCCAAGGGCACAGTAACCTGGCCTGACACAGGGCTTTGTCTCATGCCAGAGAGCCTTATCAAAGCCAGTATCTGGCACAGCCCAAAGCAGGAACTGGCAGAACGTGAGATATCCAACTGTGCAGTGCAGGCATTTCCAACCTAAGGCTCTCACAGATCTCAGAACTGAACAAAACCCTCTGGCCAAAAAATTTAGCAGTGTTACATAAGGTTTCACAGCTTTGCTTGaaattattcaatttttttttttttgcaaaccaAAGGAACATTAGAAACCTCCAATCTATGATAATTTCTCTGGAGGGTAGAAAGGGCGCATATGCTAAAGACTCCCACTGATCCCTGCAGATTTTCCTGCAAGCAAACATCACAAATGTGGTTCTTATCTTGAACCAGGCATACTCTCCCACCCTCTCACATACTGTCATCCTCTCTCACAGCACTATTTTAAGACTTTTCCAATTGCTCTCTGCACCCACTCCAGTTAATTCTTACCTGTAGCAGCCTCATGTTCAGAGTGAAGTCTCCTTCCAGCAACTGATCCCGGATGAGTCTGAAAGACGGAAATTATTCCAGCTATTTCTGActctttacaaaaaaaactttaaacCCGACAACCTCTTCACCAGCTGCCCTCCACATGCCTAGAGAGGACTCCTGGATCCAtggaagagaagaggaggaaggcagTGTGTGTGTACTTACGTCAGCATGGCACAGCAGACGAGCAGCAGGAAGTCGAAGCGCTTGTCGTCGGCGAAGAGCGAGTCCCAGATGCGGATGACATCTGGCAGCAGGAACTCTTGGGACAAGAGCAACGTCAGCCAGCGGAAGGCAAAGAACTGGGGTTTGATGTTCTGTTCTTGCTGTCAGACAGGCACCAGGCAAACAATGAGTACGTGCTCCCGGGCAGCTCCCTACAGGCAAGAGATCACCCCATGTTTCCATCCCTGTctcctccccagtgctgctctaagctcccagctcatcctgcagcagcagggaaacctCTGCATCCTTTGGAGGCTCCCCCATTCAGCCTTGACTGAGAGATTTGCAGTGCAGCCACACTCCACACCTCCAGCCAAGCCAGAAAATGCTCCTCTATCCACAACATGGAGTAAAGGAAGCTTTTCTCCCTAAAGGCTCTATCTGTGTTCTGTTAAACCTGCCAAGTAATTTTAAAGTTCCCATTTCAACAGTATTTTATCTGCAAAGCTGCAGCCCTCCCCCGCTAGCACAGGCACTGTTTGTCAggatttcctctcctttccagaACCCTTGTATTTATGAAAAGGTTTACTATTcacaaagataaaaaaaaatggaacagaGTTCACACTGATGGTCAGTAAAATATGCTGTAAGCACCTTTAGCCTgaagttttcctgttttctgatGTTAAATCCAACATAGCCTAAGTTTAACCAAGGTCAAACAAGCTCAGGATTCTGCTGATATTCTTAAGGACCAGCTGCTGCATGGCCAAGACCATTTCCTGCCAGCCAAACATTAAGCAGTTTTTCTCCCCACTGGATCTGCTACCAGCCAACACTGTgggctgtgtcactgtgctgACAAACCATCTTCTGGATTATAGAAGAAACATATCCTGACTTTTCtagatggaaaaaaacctcattgTAATTTGGTCAAGGTTGCAGTAACAAGAATAGCTTTCCCTTCCAAAGTCTCCTTGCACTTTCACACCAAATGGACTATAAGACTGGAGATGTTTGTAATGAGAGCTGCCTTCTGTGTTCTACAAAACTCACACAAACTCAAAGCAGCTGGAAACCTTTGGATGAAAGGGAACAGTATAATTTGGCCAGTGGGATCATCCAGCTCACTGGATTTCACTTCTCCTTTGGAATGTGCTTCATGGAGTTTAAGTCAGTAATGTCAGGGCAGCACTGGAAATAGAAGTGTGTGTGCGCAGTGTGGgggatgttttttgttttgttcttaaaagcagaaacaatTTCTGTAGCCTGGAATGCTGAAGAGCTCTACAGCAAAACTCATGTTTTGATGTCTACAAGAGAGTAAAAACTCCAGCTCCAGCTATGCAGGTGACCAAGGATCATGGCCAAGTCCCTTCAGactcccagctggcagctgtgcaaCAACCACAGTTTGCTTtcagaggcaggcaggggagGAAGCCTTGCTGTGTCAGCTCACTCTGGGCTCACTCCAAGAGGCTGTTTCAGCTCTCAGGTACGAGTCTCTCTGCCCTACAGCAAAGCCCTTCGTGCACTCTGTGTTCCACTCAAGCAGTTTAACAAAACTGACGTTCATGTGCACTGTTAATCCACTCCTCACATCCCACCCAAGACCCAGAGAAACACCTGGCTCCTCACCAGTTTCAAATACAGCTCCACATCTTTTTCCTTCAGGGTGGAGTACACCTTCTCCATTTTGTAGGTAATACCACACTGAGAATCATCCAGGCTCTTAATGAAGTTGTCCCGAATTTCAGCCATTAGATTggtaaagcagaaaaatgtgtcTGCTTCAGCATgttctggggaaagaaaagaacaacaTGGGAGAATAGAGGAAGCCTCACTGAGAGAGGTACAGAGCTGTAAAATTGTCCTTGTTCCATATCTGGTTGCTGTATTGGATCTGAGGTGTAGATCCCACCAGATCTTGGCTTGCTTGGTCTGGGTCAAAAGCAGACAAccttttttttaggttttttttctaaactaGAAACAGCTACAGAGGCACTGCAGATACTAACCCTGTGTCCAACACAAGGTCTTCGTGACATGAGGTCACAAAACAGTTATCTGTGCACAAGAACATAATCTGCCACCAGCACACACCCTCAGAGCTCCTGTGAAGCAGAAGCAACAGGCAAAGTCCTCCCTTTCAAAGTTTTCCTTACCACCTATATAAAGCACAAGGAAGCAAGAGCTTCTAAGGGGATTTTGagtttaataaataaacaaaaattgcTCAAAAATCCTCACTTCCTATGCCCTCAACATTCCCAGCCCATTCAGCTCCCACCAATTCCCCAAAACTCCTCATGCCATGCAGAGAAGTAGCAGTaccacagccactgctgagcaGTCAAAAGGCTTCCTCACCTTTCCATTCACTGTTAGGGTCTGTAGCAAAGGTGTAGTACAGAGGCCCCACGATTTCATTCATGCCCTGGACATAGGCTATCCCAGGGTTCAGCTTGGCATAGATGAACAGGATCCTCTCCACCACTTCCCAGTGAGCTTCACAGCCGTTGGGCAGAACCTCGTACTCGCtcagagagctgggggtgctttTCAGAGGGGAGCTCACctggaaaacaaagctgaaTCAGGACAACCAAGTGGCACAGATCCCTTAGCACATGTGCCAAGCTTGGCTTTTAACACACACAGGCCCCTCAAAAGATCTGGGCTGTTTATACCACATAAACCAAGacaagcagctctgggagcacacAGGCAGAGAAGTCCTggtgctggctgtccctgaaGAACAAAGTCTGTACAGCAATGTACAGTTCCTTCTGAATCATTGCACCACATGATCTCACACCACTGTGTAAAAACCACAGCAGTTCCACTTCTTTGTCAGTAGTATGAGGGAAGGGTATTGAGAGTTGTGGGAGAAACCACCTTCCCCAACAGCACATGTGCTGTAACACTCATGAAAGGGGAAAGAGACTACACATCTTAACAGATACTCTGCTCTTCTCCTAATCCCAAGTTTGAGATCCAGTTCTGGACAACTATGGAAATTTGTAATAAATTCATAGTAAATTAACCCTTTAGTGTTTGTGGACATACAGGAATGCATATGTCAGGCATGAAATAACTTGTGACTCCAAATTCTACCTGAAGTCAGGTAAAAACAATCTTTATAATTAAATACACCTATAATTCCCTACAGTCTGTCAAGCACTTCAACTGATTCCACCATGTTCAGCCCCCAGAATGCTCAGTATCTGCTGGGGTGTTTCCTTAACTCCACTGCACgagcagaaagagaaacagagaacaGCCCAAGAATTGTCCTTTCCTCGCCCTGTGACAAGGCCAGCCCCCACCCAGAGCTCACATTTGTCACCCCGCTGCGGTTCCGTGCCACCGTCTGCGACTTGAGCGTGGTTTGCTCCACGCGCCGGCGCAGCGTCTCAAACTCGTTCTGGGGGTCCAGGATCAGCAGGCAGGGATAGTCCGTGGGGCGCTGGAAAAACGCCATGTCAGGGTACAGCCTCCTAGGAGGGACACGGCAGGAAATCAGGGACAAGAAGGAAGTTTGTGCCCCATGTTGAGTGGGAGGTTGGTTTAATATTAAACTTCCTTTTCAAAGTACAATTTGTTGGTCAAACCGCCCGGGTTCAGAACCGGAGTGGTTGAGCCTCACTCACCTGACATCTTTGTCTATCTGGAGGAGCACTTCGTTATCCTTGAAGTAGGTGTTCCATCGACTGTCTGGGTTTGGGTTGAGAGGCTGAAGAGAGAAACAACAGAAACAGAACAAGCGTGTTTCACACATATCAATATCCTCAGTAAACACCCAGTGATTTAACATTTCTGCTGTCACTCCGCCATCAGCACAATCTGAGCACATCAGGGTCATTTTTTCTCTCACAT
It contains:
- the TBC1D13 gene encoding TBC1 domain family member 13 gives rise to the protein MSRLHQSRIADFQEVLGEPTVALSKLRELCFSGIPFDGGLRCLCWKILLNYLPLEKALWSSLLKKQRDLYSQFLKEMIIQPGIAKANLGVSREDVTLEDHPLNPNPDSRWNTYFKDNEVLLQIDKDVRRLYPDMAFFQRPTDYPCLLILDPQNEFETLRRRVEQTTLKSQTVARNRSGVTNVSSPLKSTPSSLSEYEVLPNGCEAHWEVVERILFIYAKLNPGIAYVQGMNEIVGPLYYTFATDPNSEWKEHAEADTFFCFTNLMAEIRDNFIKSLDDSQCGITYKMEKVYSTLKEKDVELYLKLQEQNIKPQFFAFRWLTLLLSQEFLLPDVIRIWDSLFADDKRFDFLLLVCCAMLTLIRDQLLEGDFTLNMRLLQDYPISDVHLILKKAKELQDSK